The following proteins are co-located in the Mesorhizobium australicum WSM2073 genome:
- a CDS encoding DUF1801 domain-containing protein translates to MTTTQDSKSPSELIDGRIKDLGDWRGEMLGRLRTLIHQADPDVVETWKWRGVPVWEDAGMICTGETYKAVVKLTFAKGAALPDPARLFNSSLEGNTRRAIDFQKGEEVDEEAFKALVRAAVALNKSKSRK, encoded by the coding sequence ATGACGACCACCCAGGACAGCAAATCTCCCTCCGAGCTGATCGACGGCAGGATCAAGGACTTGGGCGACTGGCGCGGCGAGATGCTGGGGCGGCTGCGCACGCTGATCCATCAAGCCGATCCCGACGTGGTCGAGACGTGGAAATGGCGCGGCGTGCCGGTGTGGGAGGATGCCGGCATGATCTGCACCGGCGAGACCTACAAGGCCGTCGTCAAGCTGACCTTCGCCAAAGGTGCCGCGCTGCCCGATCCCGCGCGCCTGTTTAATTCCAGCCTCGAAGGCAACACACGGCGCGCCATCGATTTCCAGAAAGGCGAGGAGGTCGACGAGGAGGCCTTCAAGGCGCTTGTACGCGCGGCGGTGGCTTTGAACAAATCCAAGTCCCGAAAGTAA